The following nucleotide sequence is from Micromonospora sp. WMMD1120.
GTTCGATGCTCCGCCGGTCAGGCGGTGGCCAGCCGCACCAGGAACTGGCAACCCTCGGCGGTGTTGCGCACCTCGACCCGGCCGCCGTGCGCCTGCACCAGACCGTGCACGATGGCCAGACCGAGCCCTCCGGACGCCCCGGCGTCACCGGCGCCGGGGGTGCGGGCCGGCTCACCGCGGAACGCGATGTCGAACACCCGGGGGAGATCGGCCGGCGGGATGCCGCCGCAGGTGTCGGCGACCGACAGCCAGGCGTGGCCCTCCTCCTCGCCGGCCTCGACGCGTACGGTGCCGTCCTCCGGTGTGTAGCGAACCGCGTTGAGCAGCAGGTTGACCACGACCCGGGACAGCTCCGGTTCGCTCGCGGCCACCGTGGGCCAACCCGTCTCGCTGGCCACCAGCTTGATCCGGCGCGCGTCGGCCAACGGCGTGGTGGTGACCAGCGCGTCCGAAACCACCTCCCCCAGCGGCACCGCCGTCAACGACAACCGCAGCGCTCCGGCGTTGATCCGGGACAGCTCGAAGAGATCGTCGACGAGTCGGGTCAACCTGTCGGTCTCCCGCCGGATCCGGCGGTGGTACTCGTCCACCGTCGCCGGGTCGTGGACGACCCTGTCCTCCAGCGCCTCCGCCATGGCCCGCAGCCCGGCGAGCGGGGTGCGCAGGTCGTGGGAGACCCAGGCGACCAGGTCACGCCGACCCTTCTCCAGGTGGCGTTCCCGTGCGCGGGCCTGGTCACGCC
It contains:
- a CDS encoding HAMP domain-containing sensor histidine kinase; this encodes MRDLLLIFAIALGAALGIGLAGAMLLRALRRSSIVVHVSVLLTTTVVAVAVGVMAVAEAMFLSPHDLEVVLITVAAAAVVSLAVGGHFGRRLARAAVWRDQARARERHLEKGRRDLVAWVSHDLRTPLAGLRAMAEALEDRVVHDPATVDEYHRRIRRETDRLTRLVDDLFELSRINAGALRLSLTAVPLGEVVSDALVTTTPLADARRIKLVASETGWPTVAASEPELSRVVVNLLLNAVRYTPEDGTVRVEAGEEEGHAWLSVADTCGGIPPADLPRVFDIAFRGEPARTPGAGDAGASGGLGLAIVHGLVQAHGGRVEVRNTAEGCQFLVRLATA